TTGAAGTTTGGCCTTTCAATTCAGTAAATACTtcaactatttttattttttttatttttttttttcagaaagtGACTATTAATCTTTCTTCAATCTATCACAACAAATTGAGCTAGTAGGTGGTCTTGAAGGGCTTGTAAGCCTTGAGATCAAGAACAATCCCAGCGATGGAGCCAGCAGCAGCAACCAAGGAAACCGCAAGGCAAGCGAAAATGAGGATTTTGGAGCAGAGCCATTTGCCGCTCCATTTGGGAATCTTCTTCTGTGCAAGATACATCTCCACGGGGAAGTAAACAGTGAGGGGGCAAAACCCCAAAGCCCCCAGAAGCCCAACCACATCATTGAAGAAGGGGAGAAGCATGGATATCACCGTGGTTGTGATCACAAAACTGGTTCGCCACACCAGCTGGAAGAGGTTGAGCCTGTAGGGGCGGAAACCTGGGATCGAGATTTTGACTTCCTTGGATACGAAGTCGCTGTCTGGGAATCTGTTTGTGGCAGATTTCTCGATGAAGGCGAAAATGGGTTGGGCGAACACCTGGTACGCTCCCACCAAGTGGATTACAATGGCGGCATTGCCTATGTCAAGAAGCCAATACGGATTGAAGGAACCAAAGCCGGTGAGGAGGTTACCGGGGGCCATGTCCCCAAATCCTGCGTAGCCCATGCAGCCGCAGAGCATGTAAAAGATGGTCGTCACGATAACACTTATCGCAGATGCCTTCTTCATTGTCTTGGATTCTGTTGGTGGGGATTTGATCGTGTCCTGTTGTGGATGCCATAGTTCTAGTTTAATCTTTAATTGTAAAAAAAagggatgaatttttttttaattttttacgtATGCTGTATGCATGCATAGTACCTGAATTTCGATGAGGACGGCGGAGAAAGCATAGGCAAAAGCTATGTTGCCAAGGGCTTGGAAGGTCCTCCATACTTTCTGGGTCTCAGTCACAACGCCAATGTGGATTCCGACGAGACTTCCCTggatttttttgttctctgttcgtcaaGCAAGAGAAATAAATGTTCGAGTTTCATTTGGCAAGACTATGAAGTTTCATATTCAGAATTGAAGAAAGACGTGAAACAATTAAGACCTATAGCTTTTGCCATGCCAAGGGCAAGACCGATGCCAGAGTAGGTGAAGGACATGACAGCAGCGACAATGGAGAGCCACCATATCTGGTCAAAGTCTGGGATTTGAGAGAGTATTATCTCTGCGATGCCAAATGCGATCATGTATGGATTGCTAGATATGTGGCAAGAACTCTTCCCGCGGCTCTCGTGGAAACAATTCGACCTCTTGATTGCCCTTTTTGATCAATACCCATTAAGCCAAAAGATTTAAAGCCAAAAATCTTGTGAGGATATGTCTAGAACAAGGACTTCAGTTAGgaaagaaaatgataaaaaataagaaaatttattttccattatatttctTCTCTATCTCCAATCACCTTGAAAAATGACTGTGTCCAAAGGAACCAACAAATTTAATCATAGACACCAACAAATACCCCCAAGGCCTCAACATGCCTTTATGGGTACTTAAATCCCGATCACCTCGAAATCATTAGGTCAAAgacctttttttttattattattaatattaatgatatgtaaataGAATCAAAGGTTTTATCTACGCTCAAAGCATAAAATTGTCATTTGGGAGTTATTTCAagcaaatatatattttttaatttttttggataaaaataaaatagataaactTTCTCTTTGAAATCTCGGaagtaaaagaattttttttttaaaagttggATGGGAAAAAGAAGTaggattcaaaattttggattaTACTAAGGAGAgataataggaaaaaaaaaaaaaggcaaaaggGAAGTCAttaatttagtatatttttattttatttaaaccattaaaaataaaaaagggaatttctttattttttattttataataattttcaaGTTTCAAAAAAACATCCTTGGCACACTTTACAAAGCAAAGATCCGGGTGGGCCCATCAGGGCGGCTGCCACCATCACATtctttattttcatgtttggaaaaataaactcaagtgaatttaattatttaagcGCAGCTTTGAGTGCAAAATATGTATAGCGATAATAATACAACGTTTAATTTTGTATCTTTTAACTAGAAGAGTAAATGGGCGTAACTGAACTCTGTTCTTCGTGTTTTTTTGTGGGACTTACATCATGCTTATTGATGATGCAATGGTGTATCCAATGGTGATTCCGAAAAGATTCACGTACTGAATTATACCACAGAGCTTGACCTTGGCTCCACCTGAAAATTCGAAAATCATTAAGGCAGAGATTTGTTTTAGAGGTTTTGAAAAGAATCTAGCGGCGGGGATTCGACTCAAGCTATAAAACAACTACTTGGGTGCATGTTTACCGAGATTGGATCGAACGGCGTCCATATAAGTGTAGTTTCTCTTGCCGGTGAGGGGGTCGCCGGTACGGTAACAATCGGCGAGCAGAGCAGAAGTGTGGAAAGTGATGAAGGAGAACACAATCATAGCAGCAGGGCCAGCAATCCATCCGAGCTGAGCAATTGCCCAGGCCAACGATAGAACTCCGGAACCAATCACAGCTGTGATGATATGAGCACTCGCAGTCCAAACACTCCCTGATccattcatacatatatatagtttCTGATAATTAATTAACTGATCGATCCTAAAATGAGAAATGGTATATGAATTGCAGGGGAAGAGAAGATTTGGGCGTACGTAATGGGAAAGATGTAAATCGAGtataaattaattagttaattaccGGTGCGCTTGGGACGGCCGTCGTCGTCGAAGACATCGGAGGCACTTTGGGGAAGCTGGTGGCTGAGGGTGACGTTGAAGACTTGGCGCTGGGAATGAGTGCGGTTCTTCTCGACAGTTTGTTCCGCCATCTTTGTAAATTAGAGATGGagagaagaaaaatatatgtaCAGAGCTTTTGTGAGAGATCGATGAGTATAATAAATAGAAGAAAGTTGGAAAATGAATATGATTTGGAAGCAACTGCGGACTGCAGAAGATATATAGGGGATTAAAGAAGGCAGTGAAAGAGATGGGTCTTCTTCGGTGATGGGTTCGTGGAAGTCGTTCATTGGAgaatttggagagagagagagagagagagagagagagagagagagcgagagagagagagagagagagagagagaggtggtggCGGTAGGAAAACGTGTTTTTCTcgtttttttttcatatttttttttctgggtGACGTGAATTCGATTTCGATATCATGAATTTGTGATGGGAGAAGTTGGTTAATTgtgagaaatattttttattttgtattttaaattttttaagaaattataaaaaatttaactcattttttagtgttttaaaATTTGTATCAAATATATTGTCAATGAAGAACTTGTTTAAATgtacaatatatattttttccatatTTGAAATAATTACGAAAGAAAATaacttttttcttttaaaattatttgagaaCGATATAAGAtaatatttcaaataataaatatttagGCTTGACTTTAGATTTATGTGAATTTAGAATAAGTTTAGTGCATAATATATACACAAATTAAAGTTTAAGATTCAAATTTCATGCTTTTATGATTAAAGTAAGATAGAAATATAAAAAACACTAAAACTATGTTTTTCAACTTTTTTgtatgatatttttgtaattatttgaaaaataaaaaaaataacattattTTTATAAGTAAATAGTATCGTAACATTTTATTATTGTTTCATCATTTTCCAAATTATTGTAATTCAATTAATTTTCTACCAATGATATAATTAAACTATAACATTTTTATCGCAattaaacatataaatataaatatgtatatatatatgtatatatatatatatatatatattcgggaAAAAGAGATTGATCTCTcttgaaattttataaataggGGAAGAATTTGACCTGAATTAACTTACTATAATAATATTTATGTCATAATAtgtcttttttcttttctgattGTATAATACTATAGTATATTATAATAGGAATCattatttcaaagaattttaaagcATTTTATGGTGTACAATTTAAGTTTAAAATTAGATCacataaattgggaaaaaaaagtaagttttcttttctctttccctACATGGGGTCCATATTCTTGAGGCAATCATTCTCAATTCAAAAaccataatattattattttctttttttgaaagaggtaatatgaatttcaaagtagaaatatttttaaacatcAAAATATGTTCTCCTAAATTGTGTCATGTTGGATATGATTATAGATAACAATAAAAcctaattataaaaaaataataataattgctaCAAGTGTCTAGAAATTTCCTCCCTACCATTTCCTAGATATAAAAAtgggtattttttatttttattttatttttaatccctTCCGTAAGATTGGAAGAATGGTACAAATACAAATGCTTCGCATTTGAAAAGGATATAAATGAACAAATTGGAGATGAGGGTAAAGagatcttcaaaaaaaaaaaaaaaaacccttataTGTATAAATAAACACTCGTagaaattattattacttttttataaTTAGGCTTTATTGTTATCTATAATGAAATCTATTTTTTGTGATTGAGAATTGATATAGAGCTATTGTAAGATGATAAATAAACACTACAGCCTTATTTGtgtactgattttttttttttttctttttcaacgaTTTGCTCACTCTTGACTCTGGCTAGCTAATATACAACACAAAACTTTACTATCATTTCTACATCTGTCATTAATTTAATACAAGAAAAAGTAATAATAAACCAGACATaacttagaaattttaaaaatgataacaAAGTTGGACCAAATATAGAAAGTTTATCAATAACTTTTAAAAAGAATGTTCTGTTGTTCGAAAAAAACTGAGTGCATACGTATGCCAGATAATTTTACTATATGTGCTTTCAAATGCTTGGAAAAACGACTTTATTTATGTTGATTAACACATTGCATGCACTATATgtttgtttttttcaaaaaaaaaaaaagagtgcaTGCTATATACTTTAAACTTAAACAATGGATCCTTCACAATAAAAACTACCATAAaagagagaaaattttaaattcccttACCTTTTAGCTTGCACAcgcctttctatttttcaaaactatCTCTCTCTaccaatcctctctctctctctctctctctctctctctctctctctctctctctctctctctctctctctctctctctctctctctctctttatttatctTTCTACATATGTAATGAATGTCAAAGAGAGGTTTTTACTTGACGAACAACAAGAAGATTTAGAAAGGGAGAAGAGAGCTAACTAGATAGATTACTAATTGACGTCTCTTGGGTCTTAACTATCAACCCCCACAAAGCATTTATATAGAAAAACACAAAGCAAACCACACTTGATACACATATTAAATGCCCATTGGAATGGAAAAGAGTCCCTTTGAATCAAAACTCTCTCACCTGTTTGGCTTCTCATCCATCCTTGTTGAAAAGAGAATATGGTTCCAATTGAGCTTTCTCAATCAAGCTGAAATGGTATGAGGAAGGATTACTATTATATTAAGCACCTACACAAACacacgcatgcatgcatgcatgcagtaTCTTATTCCCTTCTTTTATCTCCCAACGACTGAGGAAAGAAGAGCTTCCTTAAGGAAGAGTAGCTTTCAAATATCATTTCagtattatttatgtatatttaattaaattatttatttatatattttaagctaGTTCTTTAACTAGGTGTTTGGAAGCTTAGacctttttttaaatttaaatttatatagatttaggtaaaatgtaatacaaaattaataGTACAATCTAAGATATACTActtaatttatatatagtatatataatatataattcatgcttGGAGCCAAGTGGTCATTTTCTTGTCCTATATAAAGATGTTGAACGTTGATACTTTAAAAACATTACTAGAACTTGATCATCTTTTTTTCTCACACAACGTAATGCATGGCAGATTTGTcgatctctttttttttttttttttttctcctctttaTATTACTTAAGATGTTATGCAAAAGCTTATTTATTGagaacaaaaatattaaaaatgaataaatgctATTGTTGAGACTCTATTACTTGAAATCTATTATAAGTAGAGCATTTCATACCGTGGGTTGAAATCATAAGACAATTTCATTGAAAAGATAATAGAAATTTTAGAAAACCCCTTAATTGGACAGACACAATTGAACCATGTAAATTCATTGtgttattcttcttcttcttcttttgagaCCATAGTGTCCAAGGCCCTTTGCATATTCAATGTAGTgattctaaaaaataataataaataataaaaaacaaaaaataaaaaattaattaattaattattaattattaattaaataatatattaatataatataatataatataataatataatattttatatatatatatatatatatatatatatatatatatataactaatcTGAAGGATTCCTGATCCTTTAGGAAAGTTTCAGCAAGACACCCCCCAATTCTCTCACTGTCTCACACtcactctctttctttctcctctgcccatatctctctctctctctctctctctctctctctctctctctctctgtctcctcaatttctcttaaattttcAGTCAAATcaacgatcgaacaccaccacaggATCCTAACTTCGATTCTCATCATTTTAATTGGAGCATATTCGTGGTTTGGGGAtcttagacaccactccaaagttaaggtaagaaaaatgaattatgtttgtcgttttagaatttaaccggatAACAGGAGCGTGAGAGCGTAGGAATGTTTTGGCtaattaaactaaaatatatgattacagGATTTTGTACTTCAAGTGCTGCAGGCGACGGTTTAGGATCCTTACAAGTACATTCTCAGTCATCatgtaaggggatagattatgtgtaaagacctgcttaacttaccacATAATTAAACACATTAAAACCCTGATACCACTaactaattataataataaagtcaacctgaacccgtgggtaacgggaacacacctgtcatacacaacggaaacctaTGAAGCAGTAAATATAGatttcattcaccaaaccataagatACACTATACCAAAGTTACCTACATTCTACCatatactgtatttatatacagtCCTCAAAACATCAATAGTTAAAACTAGGATATAATACCAAAAATCAATAGATCTTAGCTCAAAACTCACCCTCGTAGTGGGGTAGTAAAAATGGTCTTGACGGTGGGTTCGGTTCGCCTGTCTTTCTAGGTCCCCTGAAATGGTTTAaactggagtgagacacctcttagtaaagaaaataaactaaatacaattgtatggTAACATTAATATTTACGttctataataaatatattacaCATGTCGCATGCttgaaaacactaataataacataactgagtaaacatacaatttcatggtttactaaatcatactgtatttcactgttcataaaatcatgtgatataactagtaattctgaaatttacccaggatgaatagctagctgatgtcatgtattacctcccatgacgagttgtgcagctcgaaggtagGACCCaacaatagctggccgaccactgccgagtaaaaaaatgtttataagtacgatgggtccgccacaccctagtctggactgtCAAGTTGatgtttacaactctacactgaaagccacatcgactatccatctctcaccccctttACTAGCAGGGGcaattagcacaagtctgaactgaactgaactgtatagttacgataccgtgctcctaaTAACTTATCTAAACTATCaactgggttctgataacatatagtgcatgataatatactatttgaacataaatatattgaatattattttatgaattttgtaataatataaataattacaaCCTTGCGTCGAATACATTCATAACTACAGCCTTGCGCCAAATACATTCATAACTGTAGCCTTGCGCCAAAAACATACATAACTGCtgccttgcaccggctatcaatcatggc
The sequence above is a segment of the Malania oleifera isolate guangnan ecotype guangnan chromosome 8, ASM2987363v1, whole genome shotgun sequence genome. Coding sequences within it:
- the LOC131162529 gene encoding amino acid permease 3-like; its protein translation is MAEQTVEKNRTHSQRQVFNVTLSHQLPQSASDVFDDDGRPKRTGSVWTASAHIITAVIGSGVLSLAWAIAQLGWIAGPAAMIVFSFITFHTSALLADCYRTGDPLTGKRNYTYMDAVRSNLGGAKVKLCGIIQYVNLFGITIGYTIASSISMMAIKRSNCFHESRGKSSCHISSNPYMIAFGIAEIILSQIPDFDQIWWLSIVAAVMSFTYSGIGLALGMAKAIENKKIQGSLVGIHIGVVTETQKVWRTFQALGNIAFAYAFSAVLIEIQDTIKSPPTESKTMKKASAISVIVTTIFYMLCGCMGYAGFGDMAPGNLLTGFGSFNPYWLLDIGNAAIVIHLVGAYQVFAQPIFAFIEKSATNRFPDSDFVSKEVKISIPGFRPYRLNLFQLVWRTSFVITTTVISMLLPFFNDVVGLLGALGFCPLTVYFPVEMYLAQKKIPKWSGKWLCSKILIFACLAVSLVAAAGSIAGIVLDLKAYKPFKTTY